A genomic window from Cytobacillus suaedae includes:
- the rsmD gene encoding 16S rRNA (guanine(966)-N(2))-methyltransferase RsmD translates to MRVVSGVCKGRPLKAVPGMSTRPTTDKVKEAIFNIVGPYFEGGVGLDLFGGSGGLGIEALSRGLDKVIFVDRDQKAIQTIRSNVEACKFTDKVEIYRNDAERGLKAILKRDLRFDLIFLDPPYKKQQLNELISKIENNHLLNEDGYIIAEHSDEVDLPISIGVLKKIKFENYGVTSVSVFQSRKED, encoded by the coding sequence ATGAGAGTAGTTTCTGGAGTGTGTAAGGGTAGACCGTTAAAAGCTGTACCTGGAATGTCTACTAGGCCAACAACCGATAAAGTAAAAGAAGCAATCTTTAATATAGTCGGTCCTTATTTTGAAGGAGGAGTTGGTCTTGATTTGTTTGGTGGTAGTGGAGGTTTAGGTATAGAGGCTCTCAGTCGAGGCCTAGATAAGGTTATATTTGTTGATAGAGATCAGAAAGCTATACAAACGATTCGATCAAATGTTGAAGCATGTAAATTTACAGATAAAGTAGAAATTTACCGTAACGATGCTGAGCGTGGATTAAAAGCTATTCTAAAACGTGATCTTCGCTTTGATTTAATATTCCTTGATCCACCTTATAAAAAGCAGCAGTTAAACGAGCTTATCTCGAAGATAGAAAACAATCATCTACTGAATGAGGATGGATACATAATTGCAGAGCACAGCGATGAGGTTGATTTACCCATCAGCATAGGCGTACTAAAAAAGATAAAGTTTGAAAACTATGGGGTTACGTCTGTTTCAGTATTTCAAAGTAGAAAAGAGGATTAG
- the coaD gene encoding pantetheine-phosphate adenylyltransferase, whose protein sequence is MARVAVCPGSFDPITYGHLDIIRRGAKVFDTVYVVILNNSSKKPLFSLEERIALIQEVTKGIDNVIVDSHSGLLIDYARNKQASTILRGLRAVSDFEYEMQITSMNRVLDENIETFFMMTNNQYSFLSSSIVKEVAKYKGDISELVPKAVENALLKKFT, encoded by the coding sequence ATGGCTAGAGTGGCAGTATGCCCAGGGAGTTTTGATCCGATTACCTATGGACACCTTGATATTATTCGTCGAGGTGCAAAGGTTTTTGATACGGTTTATGTTGTAATCTTGAATAATTCTTCAAAGAAGCCACTTTTTTCTTTAGAAGAGAGAATTGCTCTAATTCAAGAGGTTACAAAGGGGATTGACAATGTAATTGTAGATTCACATTCAGGGTTGTTGATTGACTATGCTAGAAATAAACAAGCGAGTACTATTTTAAGAGGATTGCGTGCAGTCTCAGACTTTGAATATGAGATGCAAATTACTTCGATGAATCGGGTATTAGATGAAAACATTGAAACATTTTTTATGATGACTAACAACCAATACTCTTTTTTAAGTTCCAGTATTGTAAAAGAGGTTGCTAAGTATAAAGGTGATATATCAGAACTTGTTCCAAAAGCTGTTGAAAATGCTCTATTGAAGAAGTTTACATAA